In one Komagataeibacter sp. FNDCR2 genomic region, the following are encoded:
- a CDS encoding DUF3576 domain-containing protein, with the protein MTLRPFHSAPSAPSGRRLRPCVALPALLAASLLAGCGSGPHDRSGLAIPQNHLLKEDRGANGGSTPLESNGVNAFLWRGALDTLSFMPFASADAVAGVILTDWYTPPATKDERFKITCFILSRSLRSDALRVSVFRQAFQDNQWVDTPVAANTVSDITARILTRARQLRTDSGQH; encoded by the coding sequence ATGACCCTTCGCCCGTTCCATTCCGCCCCCTCCGCCCCATCGGGCCGCCGCCTGCGGCCGTGCGTGGCCCTGCCTGCCCTGCTGGCCGCCTCCCTGCTGGCCGGCTGCGGTTCCGGGCCACATGACAGGAGCGGGCTGGCCATACCGCAAAATCACCTGCTCAAGGAAGATCGCGGGGCCAATGGCGGGTCCACCCCGCTGGAGAGCAACGGCGTCAACGCCTTCCTGTGGCGCGGCGCGCTCGATACCCTGTCGTTCATGCCGTTCGCCTCCGCCGATGCGGTGGCGGGCGTGATCCTGACGGACTGGTACACCCCCCCCGCCACCAAGGATGAACGCTTCAAGATCACCTGCTTCATCCTCTCGCGCAGCCTGCGCTCGGACGCGCTGCGCGTATCGGTGTTCCGTCAGGCGTTCCAGGACAACCAGTGGGTTGATACCCCTGTCGCCGCCAATACCGTATCCGACATCACGGCGCGTATCCTGACGCGCGCGCGCCAGCTCCGGACCGATAGCGGACAGCACTGA
- a CDS encoding glycoside hydrolase family 3 protein, translated as MMRHSARWYGAALFGWGMLWLGGNVTPSCAAALAGGGTGTGHGAEMAARMQPVEQQAVVQARPGVGAAADTTGLLAWPGVPRLGLPVLRMPDFSTMAQPADGNPCPMLPWLALAATWDPELARRAGVARARGEWRHGRAVLRVGGVDLLPSGRLQAGEDQMLAGATAGMIGAGLLSGHVLPVFGSVVGEEQARADGALPERTRQVPATQLVAGSLLGVAVALETAHGGAILCGGMAACETVTGLEQMVHDGWRFPGMVMALPGGAGQAAGNGAAPAMAAVGAGVDMEQVGVGENGRDVLGASLRQAVREGSVKPARVQAMAAHILASFYMAGSIDHPPPFASTRATVEPSPTDTLVGDVEAEGAVLLQNENRVLPLDPALGPVLLLARPAMAPAAGRLADALRHAGLGVSLIPLADGAGAPGTLPPAAAQAARILVLSSSNDDNRLITSLADLGGHVAVVLGADDPDRQMPWLDMVDSVVQAWAWRDEYAQPLAALLVGQQEFSGHLPVTLTGGFYPPGLADADYRAFAGAHIVPLFPFGYGLSTHARITLNDLRLTREGGRLTASFSVTNPGGVPVRAVPQLYVDPPPDQPGLSRRLAAWRSITLAPGHTVRLVVPVSLRLLGQWDPAGGNWAVAAGDYTLSLGFSSVMLVRHAGIHLPALHVSGALEAAPIPVATAE; from the coding sequence ATGATGAGACACTCAGCCAGATGGTACGGAGCCGCGCTGTTCGGGTGGGGCATGCTGTGGCTGGGGGGCAATGTCACGCCGTCATGCGCGGCGGCGCTGGCGGGGGGCGGTACGGGCACGGGCCATGGCGCGGAAATGGCGGCGCGCATGCAGCCGGTGGAACAGCAGGCCGTCGTGCAGGCCCGTCCCGGCGTGGGGGCGGCGGCGGATACGACCGGCCTGCTCGCCTGGCCGGGCGTGCCGCGGCTGGGGCTGCCGGTCCTGCGCATGCCGGATTTCTCCACCATGGCCCAGCCCGCCGATGGCAATCCCTGCCCCATGCTGCCGTGGCTGGCGCTGGCCGCGACGTGGGATCCCGAACTGGCCCGCCGCGCGGGCGTGGCGCGGGCGCGTGGCGAGTGGCGGCATGGCCGCGCCGTGCTGCGCGTGGGCGGTGTCGACCTGCTGCCTTCGGGCCGCCTCCAGGCGGGGGAGGACCAGATGCTGGCGGGCGCTACGGCAGGCATGATCGGCGCGGGTCTGCTTTCGGGGCATGTGCTGCCCGTGTTCGGTTCCGTGGTGGGGGAGGAGCAGGCCCGCGCCGATGGCGCGCTGCCCGAGCGCACCCGGCAGGTGCCCGCGACCCAACTGGTGGCGGGTAGCCTGCTGGGGGTGGCCGTGGCGCTGGAAACCGCCCATGGCGGGGCCATACTGTGTGGGGGCATGGCCGCGTGCGAGACCGTGACGGGACTGGAACAGATGGTGCATGACGGCTGGCGCTTCCCCGGCATGGTCATGGCGCTGCCCGGCGGCGCGGGGCAGGCGGCGGGAAACGGGGCCGCGCCCGCCATGGCGGCTGTTGGCGCGGGCGTGGACATGGAACAGGTCGGCGTGGGTGAGAACGGGCGCGACGTGCTGGGGGCCAGCCTGCGCCAGGCGGTGCGTGAGGGCAGCGTGAAACCCGCGCGGGTGCAGGCCATGGCCGCGCATATCCTCGCCTCGTTCTACATGGCGGGCAGTATCGACCATCCGCCGCCATTCGCCAGCACGCGCGCCACGGTGGAGCCGTCCCCGACCGATACGCTGGTGGGCGATGTGGAGGCCGAGGGCGCGGTCCTGCTCCAGAACGAGAACCGGGTGCTGCCGCTTGATCCCGCCCTCGGCCCGGTGCTGCTGCTGGCCCGCCCCGCCATGGCACCCGCCGCCGGGCGGCTGGCGGATGCGCTGCGCCATGCGGGGCTGGGGGTTAGCCTGATCCCGCTGGCGGATGGCGCGGGCGCGCCGGGAACCCTGCCGCCCGCGGCGGCGCAGGCCGCGCGCATACTGGTGCTGAGCAGCAGCAACGATGATAACCGGCTGATTACGTCGCTGGCCGATCTGGGGGGGCATGTGGCCGTGGTGCTGGGGGCGGACGACCCCGACCGGCAGATGCCCTGGCTCGACATGGTGGACAGCGTGGTGCAGGCATGGGCCTGGCGCGATGAATACGCCCAGCCCCTTGCCGCCCTGCTGGTAGGGCAGCAGGAATTCTCCGGCCACCTGCCCGTGACCCTGACCGGCGGTTTCTATCCCCCCGGCCTGGCGGATGCGGATTACCGGGCATTTGCGGGGGCGCATATCGTGCCGCTTTTCCCATTCGGGTATGGCCTGTCCACGCATGCGCGTATCACGCTGAATGACCTGCGCCTCACGCGGGAGGGGGGGCGTCTTACCGCCAGCTTCTCCGTCACCAATCCCGGCGGCGTGCCGGTGCGCGCCGTGCCGCAGCTTTATGTCGATCCGCCGCCCGACCAGCCCGGCCTGTCGCGGCGGCTGGCGGCATGGCGCAGCATCACGCTCGCGCCGGGACATACGGTCAGGCTGGTTGTGCCGGTCAGCCTGCGCCTGCTGGGCCAGTGGGATCCGGCGGGCGGCAACTGGGCCGTGGCGGCGGGGGATTATACGCTGTCGCTCGGGTTTTCATCCGTCATGCTGGTGCGCCACGCGGGCATCCACCTGCCCGCGCTGCATGTGTCCGGCGCGCTGGAGGCCGCGCCGATACCTGTCGCCACCGCTGAATGA
- a CDS encoding transglycosylase SLT domain-containing protein yields the protein MRLVLLGMVGLGLAACASSGGSRYGNYYEGREAYRPPGPPSDPWQPYIVDASSRFSVPQDWIRAVIQKESGGHEYIGGHLTRSASGAIGLMQLMPPTYADMQRRNHLGSDPYDPHNNILAGTAYIRILYGLYGAPGFLAAYNAGTQRLNDYLENGRPLPSQTVRYLRIITPNLGNEIALSGPLAVYGSSSQPVTATPVALAQGGSRSAPRDHTYVQYATLNPPAPVQHRTACVQDANLAYDPASATCHTDTRSPPPVPTTGVDYGAWMVQVGAFSAEGQARFATTMARQGDFSVLQGARSMVIPVPRPAGGTIYRARLAGLSQVAALTACTTLKNQGLPCTVIRPGQ from the coding sequence ATGCGGCTTGTGCTGCTGGGCATGGTGGGGCTGGGTCTGGCCGCCTGCGCCAGTTCGGGCGGCTCGCGCTACGGCAATTATTATGAAGGCAGGGAAGCCTACCGGCCGCCGGGCCCGCCCTCCGACCCGTGGCAGCCCTATATTGTTGATGCCTCCAGCAGGTTTTCCGTCCCGCAGGACTGGATCCGCGCCGTGATCCAGAAGGAATCCGGCGGGCATGAATATATCGGCGGCCACCTGACGCGCTCGGCCAGCGGGGCGATCGGGCTCATGCAGCTCATGCCGCCCACCTATGCCGACATGCAGCGCCGCAACCATCTGGGTTCCGACCCGTATGACCCGCATAACAACATTCTGGCGGGGACCGCCTATATCCGTATCCTGTACGGCCTGTATGGCGCGCCCGGCTTTCTGGCCGCCTATAACGCGGGCACCCAGCGCCTGAACGACTACCTGGAAAACGGGCGCCCGCTGCCCAGCCAGACGGTGCGCTACCTGCGCATCATCACGCCCAACCTGGGCAACGAGATCGCCCTGAGTGGGCCACTGGCGGTTTACGGCAGTTCATCCCAGCCCGTCACGGCCACGCCGGTCGCGCTGGCGCAGGGTGGCAGCCGCAGCGCCCCGCGTGACCATACCTATGTGCAGTACGCCACGCTCAATCCCCCCGCCCCCGTGCAGCACCGCACGGCCTGCGTGCAGGACGCCAACCTGGCCTACGACCCCGCCAGCGCCACCTGCCATACCGATACCCGCAGCCCCCCACCCGTTCCCACTACCGGGGTGGATTATGGGGCGTGGATGGTGCAGGTGGGCGCGTTCTCGGCTGAAGGGCAGGCCCGGTTCGCCACCACCATGGCGCGGCAGGGTGATTTTTCCGTTCTTCAGGGCGCGCGCAGCATGGTCATTCCGGTGCCCCGGCCAGCAGGCGGCACGATCTACCGGGCGCGCCTGGCCGGGCTGTCACAGGTCGCGGCCCTGACGGCCTGCACCACGCTCAAGAACCAGGGGCTGCCGTGCACCGTTATCCGGCCGGGGCAGTAA
- a CDS encoding DUF1489 family protein, producing the protein MLHMVKLAVGIQSIEDLALRQSLQTPPVDDLDGTDPTGMPWFRTRMYPRRAAEMVDGGSIYRVISGRILCRQRITAIRPDTREDGTACALVMMAPEIIPVSPRAMRPFQGWRYLRPEDAPPDLRAHDHTGDVLPEALRNELAELCLI; encoded by the coding sequence ATGCTTCATATGGTCAAGCTGGCGGTTGGCATCCAGTCGATCGAGGATCTGGCCCTGCGCCAGTCCCTCCAGACCCCGCCGGTTGACGATCTTGACGGTACGGACCCCACGGGCATGCCGTGGTTCCGCACCCGCATGTATCCACGCCGCGCGGCCGAGATGGTGGATGGCGGGTCGATCTACCGCGTCATTTCCGGCCGGATCCTGTGCCGCCAGCGCATTACCGCCATCCGGCCCGACACGCGTGAGGATGGCACCGCCTGTGCGCTGGTCATGATGGCGCCCGAGATCATTCCCGTCAGCCCGCGCGCCATGCGCCCGTTCCAGGGCTGGCGCTACCTCCGCCCCGAGGACGCGCCGCCGGACCTGCGCGCCCACGACCATACCGGCGACGTACTGCCCGAAGCCCTGCGTAACGAACTGGCTGAACTGTGCCTGATCTGA
- a CDS encoding nucleoside hydrolase, which translates to MHPRQGVRRVFSFLQSRSARLATCAAAFMLMATTTHAAPAPATDDAPELVIADNDYLGPGGSDQLSTIPLLFNPHVRVLGLTVVSGDGWENAESAHLRRLLEIVGRTDVPVADGAVYPLVNTKADMKVHEQQFGTIPWKGAWGGLGSIDKAPDLQPPVPALKEGAPHLAPVAQSAAQFLIEQVHAHPHAVTIVAAGPLTNIALAIRQDPTFAETAKQLVFMGGMLDTSMASITGNADFASDFNMIFDPEAAHITLTAPWKAITVVGSVSNDLMLSRPYLDQITSRKTPLTAYMEKYYDPLPLWDELTSAVAVDPTLVTAAVDARMDIDTSRGPHYGHAFVVPDALAPHDSPMRRVHIVRSVDSQRFRDVFMHEAWTDLPAHGR; encoded by the coding sequence ATGCATCCACGGCAAGGAGTTCGCCGCGTGTTTTCCTTCCTCCAGTCCCGTTCCGCCCGGCTTGCCACCTGCGCCGCCGCCTTCATGCTCATGGCCACGACCACCCATGCCGCGCCCGCCCCCGCGACGGACGACGCCCCGGAACTGGTGATTGCGGATAACGATTACCTTGGCCCCGGCGGATCGGACCAGCTTTCCACCATTCCGCTCCTGTTCAACCCGCATGTGCGCGTGCTGGGCCTGACGGTGGTGAGCGGCGACGGATGGGAAAACGCCGAATCCGCGCATCTGCGCCGCCTGCTGGAAATCGTGGGCCGGACGGATGTGCCCGTGGCCGATGGCGCGGTCTATCCGCTGGTCAACACGAAGGCGGACATGAAGGTGCATGAACAGCAGTTCGGCACCATCCCGTGGAAAGGCGCATGGGGTGGCCTTGGCTCCATCGACAAGGCCCCGGATCTCCAGCCCCCCGTTCCGGCCCTGAAGGAAGGAGCGCCCCATCTTGCCCCCGTGGCGCAGAGTGCGGCGCAGTTCCTGATCGAGCAGGTCCACGCCCACCCCCACGCGGTCACCATCGTCGCGGCCGGGCCGCTGACCAATATCGCGCTGGCCATCCGGCAGGATCCGACTTTTGCCGAAACGGCGAAGCAGCTTGTCTTCATGGGCGGCATGCTGGACACGAGCATGGCCTCCATTACCGGCAACGCGGATTTCGCGTCCGATTTCAACATGATATTCGACCCCGAAGCCGCGCACATCACCCTGACCGCCCCATGGAAAGCCATTACGGTGGTGGGCAGCGTGTCGAACGACCTCATGCTGTCGCGCCCGTATCTGGACCAGATCACCAGCAGGAAGACACCGCTGACCGCCTATATGGAAAAATATTACGACCCCCTGCCCCTGTGGGATGAACTGACCAGCGCCGTCGCGGTCGATCCCACGCTGGTCACGGCGGCGGTGGATGCACGGATGGATATAGATACCAGCCGTGGCCCGCATTATGGCCATGCCTTCGTGGTGCCCGACGCGCTCGCGCCGCACGACAGCCCGATGCGCCGGGTCCATATCGTCCGCTCCGTTGACAGCCAGCGCTTCCGGGACGTGTTCATGCATGAAGCCTGGACAGACCTGCCCGCGCACGGGCGCTAA
- the hemW gene encoding radical SAM family heme chaperone HemW, which yields MDTEEPLALYVHWPFCLSKCPYCDFNSHVRDEIPRARFGAALRRELAHEAARMGATRAERPVVSSIFFGGGTPSLMAPETVAGLIADTRTLFGTTADVEITLEANPTSVETGLLRAFRDAGVNRISIGIQSLEPEALRFLGREHDARQAVAALELARALFGRVSFDLIYARPGQDAQAWRAELEAALALVSDHLSLYQLTIEPGTRFESLYRQGRFRLPEGDDAARLYDLTAEVAARHGLYGYEISNYARPGAESRHNLTYWRYGDYLGIGPGAHGRLTRNGVTAATRRHRAPEPWAERVERTGTGGHPEEMLDNRDRAREMLLMGLRLAEGISTTRFTHRTGMTVPDATDPDIMRAAVAEGYLTHDPLRHTLAATPAGRLRLESLLAALVL from the coding sequence ATGGACACGGAAGAACCGCTGGCGCTGTATGTGCACTGGCCGTTCTGCCTGTCCAAATGCCCGTACTGTGATTTCAACAGCCATGTGCGCGATGAAATCCCGCGCGCCCGCTTTGGCGCGGCCCTGCGCCGCGAACTGGCGCATGAAGCCGCGCGCATGGGGGCCACGCGGGCGGAACGCCCCGTGGTGAGTTCGATTTTCTTTGGCGGCGGCACGCCTTCCCTCATGGCGCCGGAAACGGTGGCGGGCCTGATCGCGGATACCCGGACCCTGTTCGGCACCACGGCGGATGTGGAAATCACGCTGGAAGCCAACCCCACCAGCGTGGAGACCGGGCTGCTGCGCGCCTTTCGCGATGCCGGGGTGAACCGCATCTCCATCGGTATCCAGAGCCTTGAGCCCGAGGCCCTGCGCTTTCTGGGCCGCGAGCATGACGCGCGGCAGGCGGTGGCTGCGCTGGAACTGGCGCGCGCGCTGTTCGGGCGTGTCTCGTTCGATCTGATCTACGCGCGGCCGGGACAGGATGCGCAGGCGTGGCGGGCGGAGCTGGAGGCGGCGCTGGCGCTGGTGTCCGACCATCTCTCGCTCTACCAGTTGACCATCGAGCCGGGCACCCGTTTTGAAAGCCTGTACCGTCAGGGCCGCTTCCGCCTGCCCGAGGGCGATGACGCCGCCAGACTGTATGACCTGACCGCCGAGGTCGCCGCCCGGCATGGGCTGTACGGCTACGAAATCTCGAACTATGCCCGCCCCGGCGCTGAAAGCCGCCATAACCTGACTTACTGGCGCTATGGCGACTATCTGGGCATTGGCCCCGGCGCGCATGGGCGGCTGACCCGCAATGGCGTGACCGCCGCGACCCGCCGCCACCGCGCACCCGAACCCTGGGCCGAACGCGTGGAGCGCACTGGCACCGGCGGCCACCCCGAGGAAATGCTGGATAACCGCGACCGCGCGCGTGAGATGCTGCTGATGGGCCTGCGCCTGGCGGAAGGGATATCGACCACCCGCTTTACCCACCGCACCGGCATGACCGTGCCGGATGCGACCGATCCCGACATCATGCGCGCCGCCGTGGCGGAAGGCTACCTAACCCATGATCCGCTCCGCCACACCCTGGCCGCCACGCCAGCGGGGCGGCTGCGGCTGGAAAGCCTGCTTGCCGCGCTGGTGCTTTAA